From Paenibacillus sp. GP183, one genomic window encodes:
- a CDS encoding PadR family transcriptional regulator, which translates to MKLNSQDVILGILMHESISGYDIKHKFETIFSYFYNASYGTIYPTLGKMEKDGLITKMSVMQEGKPNKNVYTITEEGKRSFHQYLYSEIQDNEMKSDFLVRLHFGEMAEPGLVRHWLEKGLQKAEEELKKIKADEQRYKPYMSPTQEICIEIGITNKENVLRILKDKLSKLKSMEP; encoded by the coding sequence ATGAAGCTGAACAGTCAGGATGTAATCCTGGGAATTTTAATGCATGAGAGCATTTCCGGCTATGATATCAAACACAAATTCGAGACGATTTTTTCTTACTTTTATAATGCCAGCTATGGAACCATCTATCCGACCTTGGGCAAAATGGAGAAGGATGGCTTAATCACCAAGATGAGCGTCATGCAGGAGGGAAAGCCGAACAAGAATGTATATACGATTACTGAGGAGGGGAAGAGAAGCTTTCACCAGTACTTATACAGTGAGATTCAAGACAATGAGATGAAGTCGGATTTTCTGGTTCGGCTGCATTTTGGCGAGATGGCGGAACCGGGTTTGGTGAGACATTGGTTAGAAAAAGGGCTTCAAAAGGCAGAAGAGGAACTAAAAAAGATTAAAGCGGATGAGCAGCGCTATAAGCCATATATGAGTCCAACGCAAGAAATCTGTATTGAAATTGGCATTACAAATAAAGAAAATGTTCTAAGGATTCTTAAGGATAAATTATCCAAGCTGAAATCCATGGAACCATAA
- a CDS encoding sugar ABC transporter permease produces MRKRKDKAWFALFTVPLLFIFTTVVIIPFIIGILYSFYKWDGIPANPKIFVGFDNFTQIFHDDRFLASAWNTVLFTVLAMIAVNVLGLVFSLIVTTNLRASNAARTMFFMPNLIGGLILGYIWQFIFSDVFNFIGSKTGLHSIFFNWLLDPQFALCAMVIVFTWQMGGYTMIIYIAGIQGIPDEMLEAARVDGANLWHRLTKIIFPLLMPAFTICLFLTLSGAFKIFDVNLSLTKGGPNNATEMFAMNIYNEIFGYSHYGIGQAKAIVFFLVVALITLTQVIITKRREVQM; encoded by the coding sequence TTGAGAAAGAGAAAGGACAAAGCGTGGTTCGCTTTATTTACAGTTCCGCTGCTTTTTATTTTTACAACGGTTGTCATTATTCCGTTTATCATTGGTATTCTTTACTCGTTCTATAAGTGGGATGGCATTCCCGCCAATCCCAAAATCTTCGTCGGGTTTGATAACTTTACGCAGATCTTTCATGACGATCGCTTCCTGGCATCCGCTTGGAACACCGTGTTATTTACCGTACTGGCTATGATCGCCGTGAATGTGCTGGGTTTGGTTTTTTCACTGATCGTGACTACCAATCTTCGTGCAAGCAACGCGGCTCGTACGATGTTCTTCATGCCGAACCTGATCGGCGGTCTGATTCTCGGTTATATCTGGCAATTTATTTTTTCGGACGTGTTCAACTTTATTGGGAGTAAAACAGGTCTTCACAGTATCTTCTTTAACTGGCTGCTCGATCCGCAATTCGCATTATGTGCGATGGTCATTGTCTTTACGTGGCAGATGGGCGGTTACACGATGATAATATACATCGCAGGCATTCAGGGAATTCCGGACGAAATGTTGGAAGCCGCCAGGGTGGATGGCGCCAACTTATGGCACAGATTGACCAAGATCATATTCCCGTTATTGATGCCGGCTTTCACGATCTGTTTGTTCCTGACGCTCTCCGGCGCATTTAAGATCTTCGACGTGAACCTGTCATTGACCAAGGGTGGTCCCAATAATGCCACGGAAATGTTCGCCATGAACATTTATAATGAAATTTTCGGCTACAGCCATTACGGAATCGGCCAGGCCAAGGCGATTGTGTTTTTCTTGGTCGTGGCGCTCATCACATTGACACAGGTTATCATTACCAAGAGGAGAGAGGTGCAAATGTGA
- a CDS encoding carbohydrate ABC transporter permease, whose amino-acid sequence MKRNGKYVLEILLVILAVAFLSPVYIMVVNSFKNRAELYQNVLALPSQFSFQYYSQAMEKMNFLTAFGNSLFVTVTSVLFVIVLASMTAWMLVRTDNRLSRYIFLTLVATMLIPFQTLMMPLMQVMDFIRTNLQIPMLNTHGGLIYMNVGFHASMAVFLYHGFMKSIPVALEEAATIDGASKFGVFWRIVFPMLKTITITIAILDVIAIWNDYLLPSLTLSDKGLRTIPLSTFYFFGEFTIVWNLAMAGLTLTIIPVVIFYIFSQKYIIKGIAAGAIK is encoded by the coding sequence ATGAAGAGAAATGGTAAGTATGTACTCGAAATCTTACTTGTCATCCTTGCAGTTGCCTTCTTATCACCTGTCTACATTATGGTCGTCAACTCCTTCAAAAACCGTGCGGAGCTGTACCAAAATGTATTGGCGCTGCCTTCTCAATTCAGCTTCCAGTACTATTCACAAGCGATGGAGAAGATGAATTTTCTCACGGCGTTCGGCAACTCGTTATTTGTTACCGTCACTTCCGTTCTGTTCGTGATTGTTTTGGCTTCCATGACCGCGTGGATGCTTGTCAGGACAGACAACCGGCTGAGCAGATACATCTTTTTGACGCTCGTGGCCACGATGCTTATTCCTTTCCAGACATTAATGATGCCTTTAATGCAAGTCATGGACTTCATAAGAACGAATCTTCAAATCCCGATGCTGAATACGCATGGCGGCTTGATCTATATGAACGTTGGCTTCCATGCCAGCATGGCGGTTTTCCTTTATCACGGCTTCATGAAGTCTATTCCGGTTGCTCTTGAGGAAGCAGCAACCATAGACGGGGCCAGCAAATTCGGTGTATTTTGGAGAATCGTGTTCCCTATGCTGAAAACCATCACGATCACCATTGCAATTTTGGATGTGATCGCGATATGGAATGACTATCTGCTGCCATCCTTGACCCTTTCGGATAAAGGGCTGCGCACGATTCCGTTATCGACCTTTTACTTTTTCGGAGAGTTCACGATTGTGTGGAACCTCGCGATGGCCGGCTTGACCTTAACAATTATTCCTGTTGTCATTTTCTACATCTTCTCGCAGAAATATATTATTAAGGGCATTGCAGCAGGTGCGATAAAATGA
- a CDS encoding MFS transporter, translating to MAKEKTGLIILAMALGLLMASLDNTITSSAISHIIKDIGGFDKVSWVFTAYMLASTSTMLVFGKMSDLFGRKLFYLIGISIFLIGSALCGTATDITQLIFFRAIQGIGSGALFPISFTIIFTIFNDPKQAAKMSGVFAGIFGLSSVAGPQIGTFLSEFWGWRWCFYVNLPIGIMSFLVLLYALKESRSDRRPKIDYLGTAFLVICTVSLMLALEWGGKDYAWSSWQIISLFATSLLIGILFIRVELRASEPVLPLSLFKNRMVVGISLACLCQGAIMFSAIAYLPIFSTAVLGQANSNGLLTPMMFSLMVGAIGFGFLQNLLSYRTLMASSMTAGIVVSYLLSTVSHNASTWYMMGLMVILGLGAIGPLMSVAQNAMAASVDRKYIGISSSIVGFWRSIGGVLGASIMATVVNNNLKTLIEGGAAAHNIPADKISTLANPELLVRAGGSVPKSILDFVRDSLGTAINHGFILCIVFAVAGVLAAVVAGPGRYVKPVQQAEPQATKVS from the coding sequence ATGGCAAAAGAAAAAACAGGGCTTATCATTCTAGCGATGGCGCTAGGATTGCTCATGGCATCGCTGGACAATACGATTACATCGTCAGCCATCAGCCATATCATTAAGGATATCGGCGGGTTTGATAAAGTGAGCTGGGTATTCACCGCTTATATGTTAGCCTCCACAAGCACCATGCTGGTATTTGGGAAAATGTCCGACTTGTTCGGCAGAAAGCTGTTTTATTTAATAGGAATAAGTATCTTCCTGATTGGTTCGGCACTGTGCGGAACGGCTACGGATATAACACAATTGATTTTTTTCCGTGCTATTCAAGGCATTGGCTCTGGAGCACTGTTTCCGATTAGTTTTACGATTATTTTTACAATCTTTAATGATCCGAAGCAAGCAGCGAAAATGTCGGGTGTATTCGCAGGTATCTTTGGGCTGTCGTCGGTAGCAGGACCGCAAATCGGAACCTTTTTATCCGAGTTCTGGGGCTGGAGATGGTGCTTCTACGTCAACCTCCCTATCGGGATCATGTCGTTCCTTGTCCTCTTGTACGCTTTGAAGGAGTCTCGCTCGGATCGTCGTCCGAAAATTGACTATTTGGGCACTGCGTTTCTCGTCATTTGCACCGTATCACTTATGCTTGCTCTTGAGTGGGGCGGCAAAGATTATGCATGGAGCTCTTGGCAGATCATCAGCTTATTTGCAACTTCGCTCCTTATAGGGATTCTCTTCATACGGGTCGAATTGCGAGCCTCGGAGCCGGTACTTCCTTTATCTTTGTTCAAAAATCGCATGGTCGTTGGAATCAGTTTAGCTTGCTTATGCCAAGGGGCTATCATGTTCTCGGCGATTGCGTACTTGCCCATTTTCTCGACAGCTGTTCTCGGTCAGGCAAACTCTAACGGGCTGCTGACACCGATGATGTTTTCACTGATGGTAGGCGCTATTGGTTTCGGGTTTCTCCAAAATTTATTATCTTATCGCACCTTAATGGCAAGCTCGATGACTGCTGGTATTGTAGTAAGCTACTTGCTCAGTACTGTGAGCCATAATGCTTCTACATGGTACATGATGGGATTGATGGTGATCTTGGGTCTAGGGGCAATTGGCCCTCTAATGAGTGTGGCCCAAAATGCCATGGCCGCTAGCGTGGATCGCAAATATATTGGCATCAGCTCCTCAATCGTAGGCTTCTGGCGCAGCATCGGCGGGGTTCTGGGAGCCTCTATTATGGCGACTGTAGTCAATAACAACCTGAAGACCTTGATTGAAGGCGGCGCGGCAGCCCATAATATTCCGGCCGATAAAATAAGTACATTAGCCAATCCGGAGCTGCTTGTCAGAGCTGGCGGCTCGGTTCCCAAAAGTATTTTGGACTTCGTCAGAGATTCGCTCGGAACGGCGATTAATCATGGTTTTATCCTTTGTATCGTCTTTGCGGTGGCGGGTGTTCTCGCTGCAGTGGTAGCAGGGCCAGGCAGGTATGTAAAGCCAGTTCAACAAGCTGAACCGCAAGCTACTAAAGTGTCGTAA
- a CDS encoding ABC transporter substrate-binding protein — protein sequence MKKVKKVFSLLTAAALFTAMMGCGNANKGASPGSPAATGSTSASAPAKNLKKISIFQSKVEIATSLENLAKKYTAETGNAVDVWGSAGDAYTTQLQAKLTSNQGPSLFSVAAGSEAEKFKSYYYDMSNEPYVKNIAPKMALIADGKTVGVPYGVEGFGLVYNKKLVDPKNVTDLASFTKTLQDLKGKGVNPLSLSQEAYFLIGHIINTPFALQPDPVAYIQKLNKGEVKMADTKEFQEFGKFMDAIKANSTKNPMEVKYDTQMGDFATGKTAMVHQGNWSYSMLKDYGTLSFDIGMMPFPLAGNNKLAVGLSSNWVINGKKDADEIKAASAFLNWLFTSDTGKNTIVNEFKFIPAMQNIDATNLDPLSKAVYDATKSGQTIPWAMTYFPQGIIVNDLTPAAQEYFLKKDMTGDQLLQKLDAAWAKAAK from the coding sequence TTGAAAAAAGTAAAAAAAGTGTTCAGTTTATTGACAGCTGCGGCTTTGTTCACGGCAATGATGGGCTGTGGAAACGCCAATAAAGGTGCCAGTCCGGGTTCTCCAGCCGCTACAGGATCGACTTCCGCGTCGGCACCAGCCAAGAATCTGAAGAAAATCTCGATTTTCCAGTCGAAGGTGGAGATCGCTACATCGCTGGAGAATTTGGCTAAAAAGTATACGGCTGAAACTGGCAATGCCGTTGATGTGTGGGGCTCCGCAGGAGATGCTTACACGACGCAGCTGCAAGCTAAGCTGACCAGCAACCAAGGCCCGTCACTTTTCAGCGTCGCTGCAGGCTCTGAAGCTGAAAAGTTCAAATCCTACTACTATGATATGAGCAACGAGCCCTATGTGAAGAATATCGCTCCGAAAATGGCATTGATAGCTGATGGCAAAACCGTTGGGGTTCCGTACGGAGTAGAAGGCTTTGGTTTGGTTTACAACAAGAAATTGGTGGATCCGAAGAATGTCACGGATCTTGCGTCTTTCACCAAAACGCTGCAGGATCTGAAGGGCAAAGGTGTAAATCCTCTGAGCCTTTCCCAAGAAGCTTACTTCCTTATTGGACACATCATCAACACTCCATTCGCTTTGCAGCCAGACCCGGTAGCCTATATTCAGAAGCTGAACAAAGGCGAAGTAAAAATGGCGGACACCAAAGAATTCCAAGAATTCGGGAAATTCATGGATGCCATCAAAGCCAACTCCACCAAGAATCCGATGGAAGTGAAATACGACACCCAGATGGGTGACTTCGCAACAGGCAAAACGGCCATGGTTCATCAAGGCAACTGGAGCTATAGCATGCTGAAGGATTACGGGACTTTGAGTTTTGACATAGGCATGATGCCGTTCCCGCTAGCCGGCAATAACAAACTGGCAGTAGGTCTGAGCAGCAACTGGGTCATCAACGGTAAAAAAGACGCTGACGAAATCAAGGCTGCAAGTGCCTTCCTGAATTGGCTGTTCACAAGCGATACGGGTAAAAATACAATTGTGAATGAATTCAAATTTATCCCAGCCATGCAGAATATCGATGCAACAAATTTGGATCCGTTGTCCAAAGCCGTATACGATGCAACGAAGAGCGGTCAGACGATTCCTTGGGCGATGACCTACTTCCCGCAGGGCATCATCGTTAACGATTTGACTCCGGCAGCACAGGAGTACTTCCTGAAAAAAGACATGACCGGCGACCAGCTCCTGCAAAAGCTAGATGCTGCATGGGCTAAAGCCGCTAAATAA